From the genome of Thauera chlorobenzoica:
AGCACGATCCGGTAGTCCACCGCGAGCGCTGCGGCGGTGCGCAGGCTCTGCGCGAAGTGCTCGCGTACGCGCTCGCGGTCATCGGCGTGGATGCGTTCCTGAATCGTTTTCAGGGGCGGTGTGCGGCTGTTCGGGTCGAGCTGGTAGATGGCTTCGACCTGGTCGCTGAAGCACAGCGTGCGGGTGGTGGTGTCGAATTCCCAGTGTCCGAGGCGGGCGATGCGTTCGGCTTCGGTCAGCCGTGCCAGGCTGGCCTCGAGGGCGTCCTGGGCCTGGAGGTAGGCGGTCATGTCGCGGGCGATGCCGAGCACTCCGACCGCCTTGCCGTGTGCATCGCAGATCGGCGTGCGGATCGTCTCCGCCCGCTCGCGGTGGCCGTCGCTGGCGAAATGGAGCGCCTCCACGGTACGTATCGGATGGCCTGCGGCGAGTACCGCGAGCTCGTGCCGGCGAAAGCGTGCGGCCTGTTCGGGATCGGCGGGGTTGGCATCGGTGCCGCCGGTGACATCCTTTGCCCGGGGGCCGAAAAGGGCGCTGGCGCGCGGGTTGCAGGCCAGGAAACGCCCTTCGGCATCCTTCAGCCAGACCGGATCGGGAATCGCGTCGATCACCGACTTCAGGCGCGCTTGTTCGTGTTCGAGATCCCGCGTGCGCCGGAGTACCAGCCCGCGCAGCGAGCGCACCCACAGCAGCAGCAACAGCGCCAGCCCGGACAGGGCGGCGGCGGCGATTCCCAGCGGTCTCAGCCATCGGCTCCAGTCGGTGGCGGTCGCAAGCCATTTTTTTTCGAGCGCCGCCTTTTCCTGGGCGCTGATCGCCGCCATGCCGCGTTCGACCAGGGCGAGGGTGGCGTGCTCGCCTTTGCGCACGGCGCGGCGGAACTGGCCGCGGTACAGCTCGAAGGCCTTGACGAAGTCAAGATGCGCGCCGCGCTGGTAGAGGTAGAACGCGGCCGGGTATTCATCCAGGCAGAATAGCTTGACGTCGCCGGCGGTGGCGGCGTCGAGCAGGGATGCATATTCCGGATAGCGCTGCAGGGAGCCGATTCCCCGGGCGCTCAGATGCTCGACGCAGGCATCGCCGGCCTGTACACCGATCTGAAAGCCGCGCAAGGCCTGCGCCTCGGTGATCCCGGCGATGGAGGCGTGGCGGTAGATGGCGACCGGTACTTCGGCGTAGGGGGGCGAAAAATCATAGTCGGGCGCACGCTCCGGAGTGTGGAAGATCATGTCGATCACATCCGCTTCGCCGCGCAGCAGCATTTTCTGGGCATCGCTCCAGCGCGTGGCGGTGAGGCGGACGGGAATTCCGGTGCGCGCCGCCCAGAGCTGCCACAGTTCGACCAGGTAGCCGGTGTCGCGGCCGCGGGCGTCCTTGTACAGGTAGGGCGGATAGTTGTCGTCGGTGACGACGTGCAGCTCGCGCGGCTGTGCCAGCGCGACCGTGGTCACCGCATACAGCGTGAGGATGACCCACACCGTGGAGAGCATGCGCACAGCAGTCATGGCCAGAATGTCATCAGGAGCCGTCGTGAGCTCTCACTGCCGGAAATCCTCCGGCAATGTCTTGGATCAAGAATAAACCAGGATGCATCATTCTGGCATGGATCGGGATCCGGCGTATGAAAAACATCCGCGATGAACGGGCTTGGCGGGCTACGCTCCTGGCGGTCCGGCGGAACGTGTCGGCATGCGGGGGCGAGTGGAGAGCGCAGGCGCCGGCGGGGGAGGCCGCGGGGGGAAGGCGCACGGCATGGTGAATGCGGCGCTGAAAACGAAACCGGGCACTTCCGAAGAAGTGCCCGGTGCCGGGAAAGACTGGCGCGCCCGGAAGGATTCGAACCTCCTACCCCCTGGTTCGTAGCCAGGTACTCTATCCAGATGAGCTACGGGCGCGTTGCCGAAGTCGTTTAGAGCCCGATATCGGAAGGCTGTGTCTGGCGCGCCCGGAAGGATTCGAACCTCCTACCCCCTGGTTCGTAGCCAGGTACTCTATCCAGATGAGCTACGGGCGCTTTTTGCTGCGACTGCGAAGGAGCGGCATTATAGCGTCTAATTACGCTTCTTCAACAGGTATTTGGCGGAGAGGGTGGGATTCGAACCCACGGTACCTTGCGGTACGCCTGATTTCGAGTCAGGTACATTCGACCACTCTGCCACCTCTCCGCTCGAAGGTCGGCATTATAGTGAATCCACTGGAAATGTGAACGTCTATTTGCCGTCGCCCGAAAAATCATACCGGGTGGTGCGGTGCGCCGCCCGGAGCGGGGTCAAGCGCTTCCGGGCAGCATTTCCTCGTAGGCGCGCACCGCTTCGGCGGCGTACATCAGGGCCGGGCCCCCGCCCATGTAGGTGCATACGCCCAGGGTTTCCATGATCTGCTCGCGGCTGGCGCCGAGGCGGATCAGGGCCTTGACGTGAAAGCCGATGCAGGCGTCGCAGCGCTGGGTCACGGCGATGGCGAGGGCGATCAGTTCCTTGTGCAGCTCGCTGAGGGCACCGTCCTGCAGCGAGCTTTTCGCCATCGCACCGAAACTGGTCATGGTTTGGGGGATTTCCCGGCGCAGCGTGCCGAGGGCTTTGGAAACGTCGGAAGTGATCTGGACAAAGGATTTGGACATCGTGGCTGTTCCGTATTTAAGGAAACGCTTATTTTACGATGTCCTGTGCACTGTTGCCATCCCGCATGGCCGGGCGGGCGAGCCGGCGGTGGTCGCGGTTGATGCCGCTACGGCGGCAGCTGGGCGCCGTTCAGGCCGCGCTGCGCTTGTCGCGCTCGATCAGGGCGTAGGCCGAATGGTTGTGGATCGACTCGAAGTTTTCCGATTCGAC
Proteins encoded in this window:
- a CDS encoding carboxymuconolactone decarboxylase family protein translates to MSKSFVQITSDVSKALGTLRREIPQTMTSFGAMAKSSLQDGALSELHKELIALAIAVTQRCDACIGFHVKALIRLGASREQIMETLGVCTYMGGGPALMYAAEAVRAYEEMLPGSA